The genomic DNA TCTTCAACTCCTGCAACTCGGCAAGCTTCTTCCTGATCTTGTCAAAACCAACTTCTTCAACGACCTTGCTACTGAACTTAACAGGGTAATGAAGAGGGTAAGTAGCATCAAATCCATCGCTACCCTTCTGCTCCATAAATTCAGAGACATATTTCTCCCTCAACGCCTCGAGGAACCCTCTAGGCTTATCCGCCGGCCGAGACGGACGCACAAACGACCCCGGCGTAGCTTCTTTATTCCTGCCTGACGTTCATTAGCATATTCTAACACCACTGACCAGAATCGGAAGAATACATGTAAAATATCTCACTCCATTATGCTCGCCCGAATGTTTCCCCCGTGTTGGGTTATCCCATTCCACGCCCAGCCAGTCGCCGCTGGTTCCCTCGACTTGACCCACGTAACGGATCGTACACAGATTACCATCATATGACCGACGTTGATTTACAGCGAAGTCCATTGTCCATAGATTTATGGTCTGTATATCCAGCGATATCAACTTGATGGAAATAAGCTTGGCTATCCTGGGGCCACCCAATCGCAGCGCTATATCCGCTTACATAATCCAGACGCGGATCTTCGCTGGAATCGTTCATTCGAGCTTTGCCATATCACAGCTTCGCATCAAACACCAAGATGGATTACCAGGTGCGTATACCCTTACTACACCCCTAGACAGGGTATATACTAAAAACCACAGAACCGAGCGGGCTCCAAAtttggcggcggaggcgtaGCCTCCCAATCTGCCACAAACGCCGACCGTCGCGAACGCCTCCGCAAACTGGCTCTCGAAACCATCGACCTCGACAAAGACCCCTACTTCTTCAAAAATCATGTCGGCAGCTTCGAGTGCCGCCTGTGCCTGACAGTTCACCAGAACGATGGCTCCTACCTGGCTCACACGCAGGGTCGCAAGCACCAAACGAACCTGGCCCGTCGTGCGGCGCGCGAGCAGCGCGAGGGCAAGAACCAGGATCCTTCGTCGTTGCCGGGAGCTATGGGGGTGCAGGTGAAGAAGCAGACGATCAAGATTGGGCGGCCGGGGTATAAGATTACGAAGGTGCGGGATCCATTGACGAGGCAGGTTGGGTTGTTGTTTCAGTTGCAGTATCAGGAGATTACTCCTGGGGTTGTGCCAAGGGTGAGGTTCATGTCTGCGTTTGAGCAGAAGGTTGAGGAGCCACCGGATAAGAATTTTCAGTATCTTGTTGTGGCTGCGGAGCCGTATCAGACTTGTGGGTTTAAGTTGCAGGCGAGGGAGATTGATCGCAGGGATGGGAGGTTCTGGACTTGGTTTGATGAGGATAGTAAGGAGTTTTGGGTTCAGATTATGTTCAAGACAGAGCGTGAGGAGCGGTTCAGTGGTGTCCCTGGTCTGGCACCTATGAGGACTTGATCTTGTACAAAATCTTGCTATCTGTTTCCGGCGCTTGGGTGTTTAGGGATTTTATACTGGAATTATTTCAAGATTGGCCTGTGTTTACAATAACGTGCTTAATCAACATGACATATGGTCGAAGCCAGTGCATAGCACGTTCTTATATGGTAAATTGGAAGAAGTCAGGTACATGGCTGTAATGCATTCATGTGGTGCTGTGCACAATTCATAAGGTCTGTACTTAGTTATATCACAAATCTTGATGTCCAAATCAACAATGCACTCGTATGTAGTCTTTTGCCAAAACAACAGATGTAGGCATATATGCAAAAGACAAAATCGGAGGGATGGGAATATGCACAGGTCATTATCACAAGGAATAAAATGCGCTATATGCTCAATGACATCAACAATCAACAAATTGAACCGCTTTCAACTGCCTGCGTTCAGGCTCCCCGGGGAATcaaaacgaaaagaaaagacaaatGTTCATGGTCGGTCTATAAACTCGGAAATCGGCTTTATGTTCAGTTGCCCTGGAAGGCATTGAATGCTTTGTACGTGTATCCGATGAATGGCAGGCTCATCTCCGCTTCTTGCTCGTCCGGCATAGCGCGAGCCTGAGCACGGTGGATGGCACTGGTGTCTTCCTGTGAAATCTCGTCGATGGGGAAGTACGAGACATCGATGTTCGAGCTAAGTCTCGGCTCGAACGGAGCGCGGATGTTGCGAAGTTGTTCCCAAACCACTCCGCGGAAGAAGGGGTGGTTCTTAATCTGCGAGGCGCCGCCATATTGGCCACCTTCGCTACCAATACGGTGTTCAGGGTCACACAGGAAACTGATCATTCATTAGCAACTGTGCATATCTTGAGGAAAATCAGTTTTACATACCTTCGAATGAGATGCTCAGATTCACGAGAGAGAGTAAGTTCCTCGGGGAAGTAAAGACACTCCCGCCAGTTCACAATCTTACGGTAGGTGTCGGTAGTGTCCTCAGCACAGAATGGTGGCCACCCAACAAGACACTCGAACATAATGGCACCAACCGACCACCAGTCGCACAGGTAGGTGTACCCTTGGCCGTTGAAAATTTCGGGAGCAATGTAGTCTGGTGTTCCGACGGTCGAGTACGCCATAGCACGGCGAGACTTTCTCCAGGTGTTGATCTGCCCACGGTTCGACACAGTCAAGTTGATCGCGTCGTTGAAGTACCCCGAGTTGCGGTTCTTGTCCTTGGATGTCGAGTTCTTGAGCAGGTTCTGGTAGTACGAGTTGTCGTGTGTCTTCTTGCCACCGGTGGAGAGACCGAAATCCGTTAGCTTAACGTGACCACCACGgtcaaggaggatgttgtcaGGCTTGATATCACTATTTCATGTGTTAGTCTATTTCCACGGCATTTCCCTCACAGAGCCCAGGACTACTCACCGATGCAGGAAACCAAGCTTATGAACAGCCTCGATAGCCATGATCACTTCCGCCATATAGAATCGCGTAATGTCCTCCGAGAAAATTTCATACTTAATCAGCATGGTCATCAAGTCACCACCAGGCAAGAATTCCATCAGCAGGTAAAGGTAAGCGGTGTCTTGGAACGAGGCGTGCAGCTTGACGAGCCACGGGTTGTCCTTGGAGTCGGCAAGAATGTCACGCTCCGCACGGACGTGGGCCAATTGGTCCTTCTTGAACATCTCAGTCTTAATGAGAGACTTGAGAGCGTAGATCTTGCCATCGGTCTTCCGTTGCACCAGTTTGACCTCACCAAATGCACCCTTTCCAATAACCTTAATCGTCTGGAAGTTGTTCGGGGTTTCCTTGGTCCGGAGGAATCGAAGGAAGTTGGATTCCTTTATGGAAACGGCTCCGGTGTCTTGACACTTCTTTTCCTTGGGTACGGCGGGGTCACGAATGAGCTTGTCCAGTTCCGCGGAACTAATTAAATGGATAGTCAATTTCCGCATataataataaaaaaaaatgcgATATAACTTACCGCATGTTGCGGTCCCGTGCACGTTCAATGTTCTCATGGAAGAACACATTGACCAACTCCTTGGCGGCTTTACCACGCTTATGAACATTCTCAGAGAACCGCTCGGGGTTGCGTTGAAGTTCCTCATTCTCAGCGGGGGTCCGGGGGCTGCGAGGCATGGGAGGAACCAGGTGTGGTTGCTGCTGGCCGGGAGCAGAAGAGCCCGCCGTCCGGGGCCGCTGCCCTGGCGAAGCATTGCGGTTGAAGAACCCCCCGCGAGGCGAATTCAGATCCTGGTTCGAGAACTGCTGGATCAAACCATTGGTACCATCGTTGTACGGGACACGATTCTGGTAGGTAGCCTGAGGGGACGCCATCTGCTGGCCGTAAGCTGCCTGGGCGTACTGCGGCGTCTGCGGCGGGTACGGGTTGTTCATGAAGTATCCTTGTCCACCATACGCGCCATTCTGAGTATCCATTAAATCCTGCGGACCCTGATTCTGATAGATCGGCTGGGGGAAAGCGGAAGGTGTTGTAGGATAGGCGCGGTTGTTCATCGCAGCTGGGTTGAATGCACGCTCATTGTACCCGAAATTCAGGTGCAGACGGTTGTTGCCGTTGGGGTCCATCGTTAAGAATCTCCCCAGAAAATAAACCGGGAGATGAAGATAAGATTAATAGTAAATAAAGAAACGAACGAGGGGATCCCAGAGAGAAGAGTACAGGGGAAGAAGACACGGAGGGGGTtaaggaggaggggagaaaagagggTTTGTTTCGAAAGGAGCGGTGGCTCAGGAGAAGTTTATAGGACGAGGGGACAGAAATCCCGATGTCCAGGGGcaaaagcaaacaaagagTGATTGCCTCTTGCTTCACTGTACAGATAAAATGGTAGAAGCAAAGAATATACAGAATAAgacgaaaagaaaacaacaatAAAAAGAGGCGAGAAAAGGAGGCAA from Aspergillus chevalieri M1 DNA, chromosome 1, nearly complete sequence includes the following:
- the CBK1 gene encoding serine/threonine protein kinase CBK1 (COG:T;~EggNog:ENOG410PIR4;~InterPro:IPR017441,IPR008271,IPR000961,IPR000719, IPR011009;~PFAM:PF07714,PF00069;~go_function: GO:0004672 - protein kinase activity [Evidence IEA];~go_function: GO:0004674 - protein serine/threonine kinase activity [Evidence IEA];~go_function: GO:0005524 - ATP binding [Evidence IEA];~go_process: GO:0006468 - protein phosphorylation [Evidence IEA]) — translated: MDPNGNNRLHLNFGYNERAFNPAAMNNRAYPTTPSAFPQPIYQNQGPQDLMDTQNGAYGGQGYFMNNPYPPQTPQYAQAAYGQQMASPQATYQNRVPYNDGTNGLIQQFSNQDLNSPRGGFFNRNASPGQRPRTAGSSAPGQQQPHLVPPMPRSPRTPAENEELQRNPERFSENVHKRGKAAKELVNVFFHENIERARDRNMRSAELDKLIRDPAVPKEKKCQDTGAVSIKESNFLRFLRTKETPNNFQTIKVIGKGAFGEVKLVQRKTDGKIYALKSLIKTEMFKKDQLAHVRAERDILADSKDNPWLVKLHASFQDTAYLYLLMEFLPGGDLMTMLIKYEIFSEDITRFYMAEVIMAIEAVHKLGFLHRDIKPDNILLDRGGHVKLTDFGLSTGGKKTHDNSYYQNLLKNSTSKDKNRNSGYFNDAINLTVSNRGQINTWRKSRRAMAYSTVGTPDYIAPEIFNGQGYTYLCDWWSVGAIMFECLVGWPPFCAEDTTDTYRKIVNWRECLYFPEELTLSRESEHLIRSFLCDPEHRIGSEGGQYGGASQIKNHPFFRGVVWEQLRNIRAPFEPRLSSNIDVSYFPIDEISQEDTSAIHRAQARAMPDEQEAEMSLPFIGYTYKAFNAFQGN
- a CDS encoding spliceosome assembly protein PRP11 (BUSCO:EOG092653YS;~COG:A;~EggNog:ENOG410PI89;~InterPro:IPR031781,IPR000690,IPR003604;~PFAM:PF12874,PF16835;~go_component: GO:0005634 - nucleus [Evidence IEA];~go_function: GO:0003676 - nucleic acid binding [Evidence IEA];~go_function: GO:0008270 - zinc ion binding [Evidence IEA]); protein product: MDYQNRAGSKFGGGGVASQSATNADRRERLRKLALETIDLDKDPYFFKNHVGSFECRLCLTVHQNDGSYLAHTQGRKHQTNLARRAAREQREGKNQDPSSLPGAMGVQVKKQTIKIGRPGYKITKVRDPLTRQVGLLFQLQYQEITPGVVPRVRFMSAFEQKVEEPPDKNFQYLVVAAEPYQTCGFKLQAREIDRRDGRFWTWFDEDSKEFWVQIMFKTEREERFSGVPGLAPMRT